A window of the Clupea harengus chromosome 8, Ch_v2.0.2, whole genome shotgun sequence genome harbors these coding sequences:
- the ripk4 gene encoding receptor-interacting serine/threonine-protein kinase 4, which yields MDVLENSPGNMGLLKLFDSCEFLSWEKIGSGGFGQVYKVRHVQWKTWLAIKCPPSLHVDDKERAELLEEAKKMEAAKFRYILPVYGICSDPQGLVMEYMEMGSLESLLASEPMPWGLRFRITHETAVGMNFLHCMSPPLLHLDLKPANILLDAHYHVKISDFGLARWNGFSQADDISRDGFCGTIAYLPPERIIQKDRVSDTKHDVYSFAIVIWGILTQKKPYQGDTNILHIMVKVVKGARPDLSAVPRSRPPACAGFLALMQRCWADSPSDRPNFQEITSEAEELYSRPREENKGSTLELHTSPCSTLRPADQAKEQKPVRPKSAMLPEKDCSLSELLSQIDSGISRSFGPVKEDLLQSKDNTSKRLSGISSVDSAFSSQGSISLSFERETAANDSGEVQRRKLCEAIRTEDITKLMKILQPQDVDLLLEGGGSLLHYAVGLSNEEAVKFLLLSNVNPNLPDTRAATPLHLATEKRLKGIAEVLLSRKTTNVNAKDEDQYTPLHFAAQNGDEVLTRLLLERGASINEADAQGRTPAQIACHHGQEQVVRVLLSRGVDVHIRGKDDWTALHLAAWQGHLGIVKLLVKQAGADVDGQTTDGQTPLHLASKRGQYRVARILVELGANVHLQADGMHTPLHVAAETGHTSTSRLLVKHGADIQARTAQGHTALHLAAQRGHVPTTRMLLEADADPRSVTRALRTACHLAAEEGHCEVMRVLLESWPDAVNVQDEHGLTPLHLAVRGGHTSVICLLLSHGVELPTSSPSLSPSPSSSPSPSATAYASPSPCAHTGPREDASQLGERSPALQPALPALPLQRRVLILKLTEKEAGESPQVGMGAGALCSSAQC from the exons ATGGATGTGTTGGAGAACTCCCCAGGAAATATGGGGCTGCTGAAACTGTTTGACTCTTGTGAATTTTTGAGCTGGGAAAAGATAGGCTCAGGAGGATTTGGCCAAGTGTACAAAGTACGACACGTACAGTGGAAGACATGGCTGGCTATCAAATGCCCTCCGAGCTTACATGTGGATGACAA GGAACGTGCCGAGCTTCTGGAGGAGGCCAAGAAGATGGAGGCTGCCAAGTTCCGCTACATCCTGCCGGTGTACGGCATCTGCAGCGACCCGCAGGGCCTGGTGATGGAGTACATGGAGATGGGCTCCCTGGAGTCCCTGCTGGCCTCCGAGCCCATGCCCTGGGGCCTGCGCTTCCGCATCACACACGAGACGGCCGTGGGCATGAACTTCCTGCACTGCATGAGTCCTCCCCTGCTGCACCTGGATCTCAAGCCAGCCAACATCCTGCTGGACGCGCACTACCACGTCAAG ATCTCAGACTTTGGGCTGGCCAGGTGGAATGGCTTCTCCCAGGCTGACGACATAAGCCGTGATGGCTTCTGCGGCACGATCGCGTACCTGCCCCCAGAGAGGATCATCCAGAAGGACAGGGTCTCCGACACCAAGCACGATGTGTACAG CTTTGCCATTGTAATCTGGGGAATTCTGACACAAAAGAAGCCATATCAAG GGGACACCAACATCCTCCACATCATGGTGAAGGTCGTGAAGGGGGCTCGCCCCGACCTGAGTGCGGTGCCCCGCAGTCGCCCCCCGGCCTGCGCCGGCTTCCTGGCCCTCATGCAGAGGTGCTGGGCAGACTCCCCCAGCGACAGACCCAACTTCCAGG AGATCACTTCAGAGGCAGAGGAACTGTATTCCAGGCCAAGGGAGGAAAACAAAGGCTCCACCTTAGAGCTCCATACCAGTCCCTGCTCCACACTAAGACCTGCTGACCAG GCCAAAGAGCAGAAGCCGGTGAGGCCAAAGTCCGCCATGCTTCCCGAGAAGGACTGCAGCCTGTCGGAGCTGCTGAGTCAGATCGACTCGGGGATATCACGCAGCTTCGGTCCCGTCAAGGAGGACCTCCTCCAGAGCAAAGACAACACCAGCAAGAGGCTGTCGGGCATTTCCTCCGTGGACTCTGCCTTCTCCTCTCAGggctccatctcactctccttcGAAAGAGAGACCGCTGCAAACG ACTCTGGCGAGGTGCAGAGGCGTAAGCTGTGTGAGGCCATCCGTACGGAGGACATCACCAAGCTGATGAAGATCCTGCAGCCCCAGGACGTGGACCTGCTGCTGGAGGGCGGGGGCAGCCTCCTGCACTACGCCGTGGGCCTGTCCAACGAGGAAGCCGTCAAGTTCCTGCTGCTCAGCAACGTCAACCCCAACCTGCCTGACACGCGCGCTGCCACGCCCCTTCACCTGGCCACCGAGAAGCGCCTGAAGGGCATCGCCGAGGTGCTGCTCAGCCGCAAGACCACCAACGTCAACGCCAAGGACGAGGACCAGTACACGCCGCTGCACTTCGCTGCGCAGAACGGGGACGAGGTGTTGACCAGGCTGCTACTGGAACGCGGGGCTTCCATCAACGAGGCAGACGCCCAGGGCCGAACGCCCGCGCAAATCGCCTGCCACCACGGCCAGGAGCAGGTGGTCCGTGTGCTGCTGAGCCGCGGGGTGGACGTGCACATAAGGGGCAAGGACGACTGGACGGCGCTGCACCTGGCCGCCTGGCAGGGCCACCTGGGCATCGTGAAGCTGCTGGTGAAGCAGGCAGGGGCCGACGTGGACGGGCAGACCACAGACGGGCAGACGCCGCTGCACCTGGCCTCCAAACGGGGCCAGTACCGCGTGGCACGCATCCTGGTGGAGCTGGGCGCCAACGTGCACCTGCAGGCTGACGGGATGCACACGCCGCTGCACGTCGCCGCGGAAACCGGCCACACCAGCACCTCGCGGCTCCTGGTGAAGCACGGCGCCGACATCCAGGCCCGCACCGCCCAGGGACACACCGCCCTGCACCTGGCCGCCCAGAGGGGTCACGTACCCACCACCAGGATGCTGCTAGAGGCCGACGCCGACCCGCGCAGCGTCACCCGGGCCCTGCGTACCGCCTGTCACCTGGCTGCCGAGGAGGGTCACTGCGAGGTGATGAGGGTGCTGCTGGAGAGCTGGCCGGACGCGGTGAACGTGCAGGACGAGCACGGGCTCACGCCGCTGCACCTGGCCGTGCGCGGGGGCCACACCAGCGTCATCTGCCTGCTGCTCAGCCACGGCGTGGAGCTGCCGACCTCCTCGCCCTCGctctcgccctcgccctcgtcctcaccctcaccctcggCTACCGCCTACGCCTCCCCCTCCCCGTGCGCTCACACAGGACCCAGGGAGGATGCCTCTCAGCTGGGCGAGAGGAGCCCGGCACTTCAGCCGGCCCTGCCAGCTCTGCCGCTCCAGAGGAGGGTGCTCATCCTAAAACTGACGGAGAAGGAGGCAGGAGAGTCGCCACAGGTGGGGATGGGGGCAGGAGCACTGTGTTCCTCTGCTCAGTGCTGA